One segment of Castanea sativa cultivar Marrone di Chiusa Pesio chromosome 3, ASM4071231v1 DNA contains the following:
- the LOC142627088 gene encoding cytochrome P450 CYP749A22-like, with amino-acid sequence MGAVEILVISLTSSLCLYFLLTLIRGLHKLWWTPIHVKNQLSSQGIKGPSYRFFHGSTKEIINMKKEAMSRPMNLSHDIFSTILPHVHSWVDKYGNNYLQWFGHKAQLVVTEPELIKEIMNNRDNAYPKSEIPHYTKKLLGDGLATSEGGKWAKMRKLANSAFHAESLKNMIPSMISSIEVMLERWKHHEGKEIEVYEEFRLLTSEVISRTAFGSNYLEGKNIFQMLMKLALIAARNAFKLRFPGISKIYKTNDDIESEELVKGIHNAILEIIKKREEKVMTGEGNSIGGDFLQLLVEAHHDANASLKISIEDLVDECKTFYVAGQETTSTLLAWTIFLLAIHIDWQEKARKEVLNLFGQQNPNPDGITKLKTMGMIINESLRLYPPAIAITRKVEREVRLGKLTLPANLLLYIPTLAPHHNPKIWGEDVHLFKPQRFSEGIAKATNNNIAAFFPFGIGPRTCVGLNFAITEAKITLSMILQRYAFTLSPAYVHSPFQLLTIRPQHGVQVMLHSL; translated from the exons ATGGGTGCTGTTGAAATCCTTGTAATCAGTCTTACAAGCTCCCTGTGCCTGTACTTTCTCTTAACTCTCATCCGGGGCCTTCACAAACTATGGTGGACTCCAATTCACGTGAAGAATCAATTGAGTTCACAGGGAATCAAAGGTCCTTCCTACAGATTCTTCCATGGAAGCACCAAAGAAATTATCAACATGAAAAAAGAAGCCATGAGCAGGCCAATGAATTTATCACATGACATATTTTCCACAATTCTGCCTCATGTTCACTCATGGGTTGACAAATACG GTAATAATTATCTTCAATGGTTTGGCCATAAAGCTCAACTAGTTGTTACTGAACCAGAGCTAATCAAAGAGATAATGAACAATAGAGACAACGCTTATCCAAAGTCAGAGATCCCACACTATACGAAGAAGCTCTTAGGAGATGGGCTTGCGACTTCTGAAGGTGGAAAATGGGCAAAGATGCGGAAACTTGCTAATTCTGCCTTTCATGCAGAGAGCCTCAAA AATATGATTCCATCAATGATCAGTAGCATTGAGGTGATGCTAGAAAGATGGAAACATCATGAAGGTAAAGAGATTGAGGTATATGAAGAATTTAGGCTATTGACATCAGAAGTGATTTCAAGGACAGCTTTTGGGAGCAATTACTTAGAAGGGAAGAACATTTTTCAGATGTTGATGAAATTGGCCTTGATAGCAGCCAGAAATGCTTTTAAACTTAGGTTTCCTGGCATCAG taaaatttataaaactaatgATGATATTGAATCGGAGGAGCTCGTAAAAGGAATACACAACGCTATATTAGAGAtaataaagaagagagaagagaaggtAATGACTGGAGAGGGTAACAGCATTGGGGGTGATTTTCTTCAACTACTTGTAGAGGCTCATCATGATGCCAATGCTAGCCTAAAGATTTCAATAGAAGATTTGGTGGACGAGTGCAAAACATTTTACGTTGCTGGTCAAGAAACCACTAGTACTTTGCTTGCGTGGACTATATTTCTTCTAGCAATCCACATAGATTGGCAAGAAAAAGCAAGAAAGGAGGTGCTCAATTTATTTGGccaacaaaatccaaacccgGATGGAATCACAAAACTCAAGACT ATGGGTATGATCATCAATGAGTCTCTAAGGTTATATCCACCCGCAATTGCAATAACAAGAAAAGTTGAAAGGGAAGTTAGACTAGGGAAGCTCACTCTTCCGGCTAATTTATTATTGTACATCCCAACTCTTGCGCCTCACCATAACCCCAAAATATGGGGAGAAGATGTGCATCTTTTTAAACCACAGAGATTCTCAGAAGGTATTGCCAAGGCTACTAACAATAACATAGCTGctttttttccctttggaaTAGGGCCTCGAACTTGTGTGGGGTTGAACTTTGCGATAACTGAAGCAAAGATTACTCTTTCCATGATTCTACAACGCTATGCCTTCACCCTTTCCCCAGCCTATGTCCACTCACCATTTCAGCTTCTTACCATTCGCCCACAACATGGAGTTCAAGTGATGCTACACTCATTGTAA